One genomic region from Corallococcus soli encodes:
- a CDS encoding PP2C family protein-serine/threonine phosphatase — MADAHGAVLRGQRAFGQMGLTTLAFLLVVGGRALLAHVGDSRVYRLRAGHLEQLTQDHSDSRHVLNRCLGSPRAGSDATPDVLETDLQPGDVYLLSWTSKPVVSDADVETRAKVLRRPPSLKRRGPRG, encoded by the coding sequence GTGGCGGATGCCCACGGTGCGGTGCTGCGCGGGCAGCGAGCCTTCGGGCAGATGGGACTCACCACGCTGGCCTTCCTCCTGGTGGTGGGCGGTCGCGCATTGCTGGCGCACGTGGGCGACTCGCGCGTGTACCGGCTGCGCGCCGGGCACCTGGAGCAGCTCACCCAGGACCACAGCGACAGCCGCCACGTCCTCAACCGGTGCCTGGGCAGCCCGCGCGCCGGCTCCGACGCCACGCCAGATGTGCTGGAGACCGACCTCCAGCCCGGAGACGTCTACCTCCTCTCGTGGACGAGCAAGCCAGTCGTCTCGGACGCCGATGTCGAGACGCGGGCGAAGGTGCTCCGGCGTCCCCCTTCCTTGAAGCGCCGAGGCCCGCGAGGTTGA